Proteins found in one Labrenzia sp. VG12 genomic segment:
- the puuE gene encoding allantoinase PuuE, translating into MRGYGQTPPDPQWPDGAKVAVQFVLNYEEGGENCVLHGDAASEAFLSDIPGAAQWQGQRHWNMESIYEYGARAGFWRLHRLFTRANIPLTIYGVATSLARSPEQVQAMKDAGWEIASHGLKWVEHKDMPEAEERAVIAETIRLHTEVVGERPRGWYTGRCSENTVRLVAEEGGFAYISDTYDDDLPYWLEVGDRDQLIIPYTLEANDMRFAVAPGWSDGEDFYNYLRNAFDALYEEGSTDTPKMMSIGLHCRLVGRPGKIAALKKFIEHIQKHEGVWCPRRIEIAEHWAKTHPPQKGMRPSRMDKAEFVETFGGIFEHSPWIAERAFELELGPAHDCAAGVHNALCRMFRSASEEERLGVLTAHPDLAGKLAAAGRLTAESTSEQASAGLDMLTDEERDSFTQLNTAYVEKHGFPFIIAVRDHNKASIMEAFHRRIDNDRATEFDEACRQVERIAQFRLKDLLP; encoded by the coding sequence CAGACCCCACCGGATCCGCAATGGCCGGACGGGGCGAAGGTCGCGGTTCAGTTTGTGCTCAACTACGAAGAAGGTGGCGAGAATTGCGTGCTCCATGGGGATGCCGCCTCCGAGGCCTTTCTGTCAGACATTCCAGGCGCCGCCCAGTGGCAGGGCCAACGGCACTGGAACATGGAATCGATCTATGAATATGGCGCAAGGGCCGGTTTCTGGCGTCTGCATCGCCTGTTCACCCGGGCAAACATTCCGCTGACGATCTACGGCGTTGCAACCTCCCTGGCGCGCAGCCCGGAACAGGTCCAGGCCATGAAGGACGCTGGCTGGGAAATCGCTAGCCACGGCCTGAAATGGGTCGAACACAAGGACATGCCGGAAGCAGAAGAACGTGCAGTCATCGCCGAGACCATCCGCCTGCACACCGAAGTGGTCGGAGAACGTCCGCGTGGCTGGTACACGGGGCGCTGCTCGGAAAACACGGTGCGGCTCGTCGCAGAAGAAGGCGGATTTGCCTATATTTCAGACACCTATGACGACGACCTGCCCTATTGGCTGGAAGTGGGTGACCGCGACCAGCTGATCATTCCCTATACGCTTGAAGCCAATGACATGCGTTTCGCGGTGGCGCCCGGTTGGAGCGACGGCGAGGATTTTTACAATTACCTGCGCAACGCCTTTGACGCCCTTTACGAGGAAGGCTCGACGGACACGCCGAAAATGATGTCCATCGGCCTGCACTGCCGTCTCGTCGGACGGCCCGGCAAGATCGCGGCGTTGAAGAAATTCATCGAGCATATCCAGAAACATGAGGGTGTCTGGTGCCCGCGCCGGATCGAGATCGCGGAGCATTGGGCGAAGACCCATCCGCCACAGAAGGGCATGCGGCCAAGCCGGATGGACAAGGCGGAATTCGTCGAGACCTTTGGCGGTATTTTCGAACACTCGCCCTGGATTGCCGAGCGGGCTTTCGAGCTGGAACTCGGCCCGGCCCATGACTGTGCCGCCGGTGTCCATAATGCGCTGTGCCGCATGTTCCGGTCCGCCAGCGAGGAAGAACGTCTCGGCGTTCTGACGGCGCACCCGGACCTCGCCGGAAAACTGGCGGCCGCCGGTCGTCTGACGGCCGAAAGCACCAGCGAACAGGCCAGTGCCGGGCTCGACATGCTGACCGACGAGGAGCGGGACAGCTTCACTCAGCTCAACACGGCCTATGTCGAAAAGCACGGTTTTCCCTTCATCATCGCCGTGCGCGACCATAACAAGGCATCGATCATGGAGGCGTTTCATCGCCGGATCGACAATGACCGGGCCACCGAATTTGATGAGGCCTGCCGTCAGGTGGAGCGGATCGCCCAGTTCCGGCTGAAGGATCTCCTGCCGTGA
- a CDS encoding uracil-xanthine permease family protein — translation MSNASIGSPEQLRDPNYTPPLMKAIPLGIQHVLAMFVSNVTPAIIVAGAAGFGFGSNSPDFPELLYLIQMSMVFAGVATLLQTMTLGPVGAGLPIVQGTSFAFLPIMIPLVAGKGVDGLAALFGGVIIGGLFHAVLGLFIGKIRFALPPLVTGLVVTLIGLLLVKVGIQYAAGGVPAIGTEEFGSLLNWSAALVVIVVTLGLKFFARGMLSVSAVLLGLIAGYIFALATGMLSFGAIAGSWDKAAAFALPQPFKYGFEFSLAAVIGFCLMAFVSAVETVGDVSGIAKGGAGREATDKEIAGATYADGVGSAIAGFFGGFPNTSFSQNVGLIAMTGVMSRHVVTIGAIFLIVCGLIPKVGAIIRTVPIEVLGGGVIVMFGMVVAAGISMLSDVNWNRRNMVIFAVSLSIGLGLQQVPDALQHLGDTARILLTSGLLPAAAIAIVLNLVLPEELTEESTEEVSGGLSGHGHGSLPREETA, via the coding sequence ATGTCTAACGCATCGATCGGATCGCCGGAGCAGCTCCGCGATCCCAACTACACGCCGCCTTTGATGAAGGCGATCCCCCTGGGCATCCAGCACGTTCTGGCGATGTTCGTCTCCAACGTGACCCCGGCCATCATCGTGGCCGGCGCTGCCGGCTTCGGCTTCGGGTCCAATTCGCCGGACTTTCCCGAACTTCTCTATCTCATCCAGATGTCAATGGTGTTTGCAGGTGTTGCGACCCTCTTGCAGACCATGACGCTTGGTCCGGTTGGCGCGGGCCTGCCAATCGTTCAGGGCACATCCTTTGCCTTCCTGCCGATCATGATCCCGCTTGTTGCGGGCAAGGGTGTCGACGGACTTGCCGCGCTCTTTGGCGGCGTCATTATCGGCGGCCTGTTCCATGCCGTTCTGGGACTTTTCATCGGCAAGATCCGCTTTGCCCTGCCACCTCTGGTCACCGGCCTCGTCGTCACCCTGATCGGCCTTTTGCTGGTCAAGGTCGGCATTCAATATGCCGCCGGCGGCGTGCCGGCCATCGGCACAGAGGAATTCGGCTCGCTCCTGAATTGGTCGGCTGCGCTCGTCGTGATTGTCGTGACCCTCGGGCTCAAATTCTTCGCACGCGGCATGCTTTCCGTCTCGGCGGTGCTCCTGGGACTGATCGCAGGTTACATTTTCGCGCTGGCCACCGGCATGCTGTCCTTTGGTGCGATTGCCGGGTCCTGGGACAAGGCAGCCGCTTTCGCGCTGCCGCAGCCGTTCAAATACGGGTTCGAGTTCTCCCTTGCGGCCGTGATCGGCTTCTGTCTCATGGCCTTCGTTTCTGCGGTTGAAACCGTTGGTGACGTGTCCGGGATCGCCAAGGGCGGTGCGGGTCGTGAGGCGACCGACAAGGAAATCGCCGGAGCCACCTATGCCGACGGTGTCGGGTCTGCGATTGCCGGCTTCTTTGGAGGCTTCCCCAACACCTCCTTCAGCCAGAATGTCGGGCTGATTGCCATGACCGGGGTCATGAGCCGCCATGTCGTGACCATCGGTGCGATTTTCCTGATCGTCTGCGGCCTGATCCCGAAAGTCGGTGCCATCATCCGTACGGTTCCGATTGAAGTGCTCGGCGGCGGTGTGATCGTGATGTTCGGCATGGTGGTTGCCGCAGGCATTTCCATGTTGTCCGACGTCAACTGGAACCGGCGCAACATGGTGATCTTCGCCGTCTCGCTGTCCATCGGCCTCGGCCTGCAACAGGTGCCGGACGCCCTGCAGCATCTGGGCGACACGGCGCGGATCCTGCTGACCAGCGGCCTCTTGCCGGCAGCAGCAATCGCGATCGTGCTGAACCTGGTTTTGCCGGAAGAGCTCACCGAGGAATCCACCGAGGAAGTGTCTGGCGGATTGTCAGGACATGGCCACGGTTCGCTGCCCAGGGAAGAGACGGCCTGA
- a CDS encoding extracellular solute-binding protein → MNTFGKLIMGSAIATLAMASTALADTTLNALFMSQAAYSEDDIKSMTAKFEAANPGVTVDLEFVPYEALHDKIVAAAGAGDDGYDVVLFDVIWPAEFATRGFLTDVSDRIPADYTDQVFDGAWTTVEYGGKRYGMPWILDTKYLFYNAEMLEEAGISEPPKTWGELVAQAKQIKDKGIVEYPLVWSWSQSEAMICDFTTLTAANNGAFFEEGQPAFTVGGAKDAVTFMKASLDDGLTNPSSREYFEEDVRRVFSNGEAAFALNWTYMNALANDPAESKVAGKVKVAPAPGVAGKTAASSVNGSMGLGIPANSPHADEAWAYISFLTQKDIQEDYAKLSLPIWKASYDSPKVAEGQEDLIAAAKQSIAVMYPRPLVPSYTEVSDILQKNIHQVLLDQVGVEEGLQAAADRVKRIR, encoded by the coding sequence ATGAACACGTTTGGAAAACTGATTATGGGGTCCGCCATTGCGACCCTGGCCATGGCGTCCACCGCACTGGCCGATACCACACTCAATGCACTTTTCATGAGCCAGGCGGCCTATAGCGAAGACGACATCAAGTCGATGACCGCCAAGTTCGAAGCGGCCAATCCAGGCGTTACGGTCGACCTGGAATTCGTCCCCTACGAAGCTTTGCATGACAAGATCGTCGCGGCCGCCGGCGCAGGCGACGACGGCTATGACGTCGTGCTCTTCGACGTCATCTGGCCGGCGGAATTCGCAACACGCGGCTTTCTGACCGACGTTTCTGACCGCATCCCGGCCGACTACACCGATCAGGTCTTTGACGGTGCCTGGACGACGGTCGAATATGGCGGCAAGCGCTACGGCATGCCCTGGATTCTCGACACCAAGTATCTGTTCTACAACGCGGAAATGCTCGAAGAAGCCGGTATTTCGGAGCCGCCCAAGACCTGGGGCGAGCTGGTTGCCCAGGCCAAGCAGATCAAGGACAAGGGCATCGTCGAATACCCGCTGGTCTGGAGCTGGTCACAGTCCGAGGCCATGATCTGCGACTTCACCACGCTGACGGCTGCCAATAACGGCGCCTTCTTCGAGGAAGGGCAACCGGCCTTTACAGTTGGCGGTGCCAAGGATGCCGTGACCTTCATGAAGGCAAGCCTCGACGACGGTCTGACCAACCCGTCTTCGAGGGAATATTTTGAAGAAGATGTCCGCCGGGTGTTCTCCAATGGCGAAGCGGCTTTTGCCCTCAACTGGACCTACATGAACGCACTCGCCAATGATCCGGCCGAAAGCAAGGTTGCCGGCAAGGTGAAGGTTGCCCCGGCTCCGGGTGTTGCCGGCAAGACCGCGGCCTCCAGCGTCAATGGTTCCATGGGTCTCGGCATTCCCGCCAACAGCCCGCATGCGGACGAAGCCTGGGCCTATATCTCCTTCCTGACCCAGAAGGACATTCAGGAAGATTACGCCAAGCTCAGCCTGCCGATCTGGAAAGCGTCCTATGACAGCCCGAAAGTGGCCGAAGGCCAGGAGGACCTGATCGCGGCGGCCAAGCAGTCGATCGCCGTCATGTATCCGCGTCCGCTGGTGCCGTCCTACACGGAAGTCTCCGACATCCTTCAGAAAAACATCCACCAGGTCCTGCTCGACCAGGTCGGGGTGGAAGAAGGCCTTCAGGCGGCCGCTGACCGCGTCAAGCGGATCCGCTGA
- a CDS encoding ROK family protein, translating into MTFSQGLAADIGGTNTRLALVENGQVREDTIARYRNREFGSPEEAIDSYLADSGRPRCKSAVIAIAAPIEGKAIRMTNHPWMFDAEGIGKVLGGAPVTFLNDFEALGYSLDRVSPQRLTSIYDPGRPIREQATRLVVGAGTGFNAAALYQNLHGLQVGTGECGHSTLAVETESELRLWSYLARNRGRASIERALSGNGLREIYEWTCLEDGRAPDTLAPAEIASLANSGGDRCCENAARQWVTFLGRVIGDLALVFLSLGGIVLTGGVTRSLAKFLQEPEFLGAFCAKGRQQQLVSGIPVQLLDDDFAALNGCAARMSA; encoded by the coding sequence ATGACTTTTTCTCAAGGCCTTGCGGCGGATATCGGCGGCACGAACACGCGTCTTGCGCTGGTGGAAAACGGCCAGGTACGCGAGGACACCATCGCGCGCTATCGAAACCGCGAATTCGGCAGCCCGGAAGAAGCGATCGACAGCTATCTTGCCGATAGCGGCCGCCCCAGATGCAAGTCGGCCGTCATTGCAATTGCGGCCCCCATCGAGGGCAAGGCCATTCGCATGACCAATCATCCCTGGATGTTTGACGCCGAAGGCATCGGCAAGGTGCTGGGGGGAGCTCCGGTCACGTTTCTCAATGATTTCGAGGCGCTGGGCTATTCCCTTGACCGTGTTTCACCGCAACGGCTGACAAGTATTTACGATCCCGGCCGCCCGATCCGTGAGCAAGCAACGCGACTTGTTGTCGGGGCCGGTACAGGTTTCAACGCGGCTGCCCTTTATCAGAACCTGCACGGCCTTCAGGTCGGTACAGGGGAATGCGGTCACAGCACCCTGGCCGTGGAAACCGAATCGGAACTGCGGCTCTGGTCCTACCTTGCGCGAAACCGGGGTCGGGCCTCCATCGAGCGCGCGCTGTCCGGCAACGGTCTGCGGGAAATCTACGAATGGACCTGTCTGGAGGATGGGCGGGCTCCGGACACGCTGGCGCCGGCCGAGATCGCGTCGCTGGCCAATTCCGGCGGTGACCGGTGCTGTGAGAACGCCGCGCGGCAATGGGTGACGTTTCTCGGCCGGGTCATCGGCGACCTCGCCCTCGTCTTCCTGTCGCTGGGCGGCATCGTTTTGACCGGCGGCGTGACCCGGAGCCTGGCGAAATTCCTGCAGGAACCTGAGTTCCTGGGTGCTTTCTGTGCCAAGGGGCGCCAGCAACAGCTTGTGTCCGGCATTCCGGTGCAATTGCTCGACGATGATTTTGCGGCCCTCAACGGCTGTGCGGCGCGAATGTCAGCCTAG
- a CDS encoding carbohydrate ABC transporter permease: MHGRRQTREKWTLLAPAMLVLALITLIPLANTLWLSFTDTRISALPVPVNFIGLENYIYALTDPDFQAALYRTLYFTIVSVGLEGILGVAVAVLLNQEFKGRLVLRALIILPWAVPTIVNAVAWRLIYHPDYGALNSLLFQLGLISDYRSWIGDPATAMNMVILADVWKNFPLVAYVALAALQTVPGDLTKAAAVEGAGPWKRFVSITLPWIAGPLMVVMVLRTIEAFRVFDIVYVMTGGGPADSTKTASFYVYQEYFNYLRSGSGASYAVLVAGISAVLILVYYSASRRQAQGAVA, encoded by the coding sequence ATGCATGGCCGACGCCAGACAAGAGAAAAATGGACCCTCCTGGCGCCGGCCATGCTCGTGCTTGCGCTGATCACCCTGATCCCGCTGGCCAATACACTGTGGCTGAGTTTCACCGACACCAGGATCTCGGCCCTGCCCGTGCCGGTCAATTTCATCGGCCTTGAGAATTACATCTATGCGCTGACCGATCCGGATTTTCAGGCAGCGCTCTATCGCACGCTCTATTTCACGATCGTCTCGGTGGGGCTTGAAGGCATTCTGGGGGTCGCGGTCGCCGTTCTCCTGAACCAGGAATTCAAGGGGCGGCTTGTGCTGCGGGCGCTGATCATCCTGCCCTGGGCCGTGCCGACCATCGTCAATGCGGTCGCGTGGCGGCTGATCTATCACCCGGACTACGGGGCGCTGAATTCGCTTCTCTTCCAACTCGGGCTGATCTCCGACTACCGCAGCTGGATCGGCGATCCGGCAACGGCCATGAACATGGTCATCCTCGCCGATGTCTGGAAGAACTTCCCGCTGGTTGCCTATGTGGCCCTGGCCGCACTGCAGACCGTTCCCGGTGACCTCACCAAGGCGGCGGCCGTCGAGGGCGCCGGGCCCTGGAAACGCTTTGTCTCCATCACGCTGCCCTGGATCGCCGGCCCGCTGATGGTGGTCATGGTGCTGCGGACTATCGAGGCCTTCCGGGTTTTCGACATCGTCTACGTGATGACTGGCGGCGGTCCCGCCGACAGCACAAAGACCGCAAGTTTCTATGTCTACCAGGAGTATTTCAACTACCTGAGAAGCGGCAGCGGTGCGTCTTATGCCGTGCTTGTTGCCGGCATCAGCGCGGTCCTGATCCTGGTCTATTACTCCGCTTCCAGGCGGCAGGCGCAGGGAGCGGTCGCATGA
- a CDS encoding ureidoglycolate lyase — protein MSRVLTPVPLTTEAFAAYGDVLEIAGSPDKIINQGMCGRHHDLAKLEFGTGRAGISLFDAKARAFPYVVDMVERHPEGSQAFIPLDGVPMIVVVADDQDGAPVNLAAFISQPGQSINLHRGTWHGVLAPLGKAGRYAVVDRIGDGSNLEEHWFSDPWTVEAPATD, from the coding sequence GTGAGCCGGGTCCTGACCCCGGTGCCGCTGACAACAGAGGCCTTCGCGGCTTACGGCGATGTGCTCGAGATTGCCGGAAGCCCGGACAAGATCATCAATCAGGGCATGTGCGGCCGGCATCATGACCTTGCCAAACTTGAATTCGGCACCGGCCGGGCCGGTATCAGCCTGTTTGATGCCAAGGCACGGGCGTTTCCCTATGTGGTCGACATGGTCGAGCGCCATCCGGAGGGAAGCCAGGCCTTCATTCCGCTTGATGGCGTGCCGATGATCGTGGTTGTCGCGGACGATCAGGACGGCGCACCGGTCAATCTGGCGGCGTTCATCAGCCAGCCCGGCCAGTCGATCAATCTTCACCGTGGCACCTGGCACGGTGTTTTGGCCCCGCTTGGCAAAGCGGGCCGCTATGCGGTCGTGGACCGCATCGGGGACGGTTCCAATCTTGAGGAACATTGGTTTTCCGACCCCTGGACTGTGGAGGCTCCCGCAACGGACTGA
- a CDS encoding carbohydrate ABC transporter permease has protein sequence MRRSFSHSLIVYGCALLLAAFTAGPLLWLVVMSISAPTDLTEVPLRWIPSELDFSRYASLLSLEGGNGERFLSALRNSILTAGGATTAALLLAIPAAYAFSRRRASMVLLFAFLATIMMPPITYILPLYSTFSAFGLLNHTVTLVIVYTAMLLPFATWLMKANIDVLPLEVEQAAFMEGAGTAYTIREVVLPLALPAIAATAMLSFLVAWDEFFYALIFTNDLSSKTLPVAIADFSAGRVTDYGVIASVGVLATLPPAILAIAFQKFIVSGLVAGSVKG, from the coding sequence ATGAGGCGGTCTTTTTCACATAGCCTGATTGTTTATGGCTGCGCCCTGCTGCTGGCCGCCTTTACGGCGGGTCCGCTGCTGTGGCTGGTGGTGATGAGCATCAGCGCCCCGACCGACCTGACCGAAGTGCCCCTGCGCTGGATCCCGTCGGAGCTCGATTTCAGCCGCTATGCCAGTCTGCTCAGCCTGGAGGGTGGCAACGGCGAGCGTTTCCTGAGCGCGCTCCGGAACTCCATCCTGACGGCAGGCGGCGCTACGACAGCCGCGCTTCTCCTGGCCATTCCCGCGGCCTACGCCTTTTCCAGGCGGCGCGCCTCCATGGTGCTGCTCTTTGCCTTTCTGGCGACCATCATGATGCCGCCGATCACTTATATCCTGCCGCTTTATTCCACCTTCAGCGCCTTTGGTCTGCTCAATCACACCGTGACGCTGGTGATCGTCTATACCGCCATGCTGCTGCCGTTTGCGACCTGGCTGATGAAGGCCAATATCGACGTTCTGCCGCTGGAAGTGGAACAGGCCGCCTTCATGGAGGGCGCCGGAACAGCCTACACCATCCGTGAGGTGGTCCTGCCTCTTGCCCTGCCGGCGATTGCGGCAACCGCCATGCTGTCCTTCCTCGTTGCCTGGGACGAATTCTTCTATGCGCTGATCTTCACCAATGATCTCAGCTCGAAGACCCTGCCCGTCGCCATTGCCGACTTCTCCGCAGGCCGTGTCACCGACTACGGCGTCATTGCCTCGGTCGGTGTGCTGGCGACCCTGCCGCCGGCAATTCTCGCCATTGCTTTTCAGAAATTCATCGTCTCCGGACTGGTTGCCGGTTCGGTCAAGGGCTGA
- a CDS encoding ROK family transcriptional regulator produces the protein MNDSSPIPTSFRTSGTNLTRAKTHNHRVVLEVIRTRGPIGRTEISEITSLSRQTVQNIVGELQSRGVVEMKAQKARGRGHPGMTVQLKADHAFSLGFHVDRLSVTATACDLLGQIVWQSTGTLEAATPASANARIITMADDFRAAEPALSARLFGVGLAAPGPFDSTDAPDARADATTFSEFGSPANLEALQRALGLPVVLQNDASAAALGEHVYGIGRSFNNFAFVQFGMGLGAGFVLNGALYPGASKNAGEIGHVIINPDGPRCSCGNPGCLERYLSLHALCERLELEPTAHASVSRIESLFEAGDRDVLGWMEEVAPYMRQMINLVDMMLDPEAIVLGGIIRPDFLSALLERAAPLPCRLDGASLTERIHIGTSGATTVALGATAAAVDALYAPSVSHLLL, from the coding sequence ATGAACGATAGCTCACCGATCCCCACGTCCTTCCGAACCAGCGGAACGAACCTGACGCGCGCCAAGACCCACAATCACCGGGTCGTGCTCGAGGTCATTCGAACCAGAGGGCCGATCGGCCGCACGGAAATATCTGAAATCACGTCTCTTTCCAGGCAAACGGTTCAGAATATCGTTGGCGAGTTGCAAAGCCGCGGCGTCGTGGAAATGAAGGCCCAGAAGGCACGCGGCCGGGGCCATCCGGGCATGACGGTGCAGCTCAAGGCGGACCACGCTTTCAGCCTCGGCTTTCATGTCGACCGATTGTCTGTAACGGCCACCGCCTGTGATCTGCTGGGTCAGATCGTGTGGCAATCAACCGGCACTCTTGAGGCGGCGACACCGGCCTCCGCGAATGCCAGGATCATCACCATGGCCGATGACTTCCGGGCAGCGGAGCCCGCTCTTTCGGCGCGCCTGTTCGGCGTCGGCCTCGCAGCACCCGGCCCCTTTGACAGCACCGATGCGCCAGACGCCCGCGCCGATGCCACGACCTTCTCCGAATTCGGGTCACCGGCCAATCTGGAGGCATTGCAACGGGCGCTCGGGCTTCCGGTCGTCCTGCAGAACGACGCGTCTGCCGCGGCACTTGGGGAACATGTCTATGGCATTGGACGCAGTTTCAACAATTTTGCCTTTGTCCAGTTCGGCATGGGACTTGGCGCCGGCTTTGTCCTGAACGGGGCACTCTATCCGGGTGCTTCCAAAAACGCGGGCGAAATCGGTCACGTGATCATCAACCCCGACGGCCCGCGCTGCAGCTGCGGCAACCCGGGCTGCCTGGAGCGCTATCTTTCGCTCCATGCTCTGTGCGAGCGTCTGGAGCTTGAGCCGACCGCACATGCTTCGGTAAGCCGGATCGAATCCCTGTTCGAGGCGGGTGACCGAGATGTCCTGGGATGGATGGAAGAGGTCGCGCCCTACATGCGCCAGATGATCAATCTGGTCGACATGATGCTGGACCCGGAGGCAATCGTGCTGGGTGGTATCATCCGGCCGGACTTTCTGTCGGCACTGCTCGAACGGGCAGCTCCCCTGCCTTGCCGCCTCGACGGCGCGTCGCTGACGGAGCGGATCCACATCGGTACGTCGGGCGCCACCACAGTTGCCCTCGGCGCAACAGCCGCCGCCGTGGATGCGCTCTATGCGCCCTCTGTGTCGCATTTGTTGCTGTAG
- a CDS encoding ABC transporter ATP-binding protein, with protein MSQDPILTVSSLQKRYGDVHVLKDIDLAMDPGEFLVLVGPSGCGKSTLLSCISGLTEVSSGAIHIAGKDRTHDEPADRDIAMVFQSYALFPNMSVGRNIGFGLEVRKVAEAEKTRKVAEVAELLKISHLLDRRPAELSGGQRQRVAMGRALVRDPKLFLFDEPLSNLDAKLRVTMRTEIKRIHQTTGASIVYVTHDQIEAMTLASRIVVMKDGVVQQIGTPQEIYNAPVNAFVADFMGSPAMNLMTARAARDGERIRIEIPVANGAPLELFDYGTAPDRLPANPGDVLVGLRPEAMKDAAHMNGALNDRAIQTADCLLDVVEPAGADTYAVINLGGTEAVARLSADAKVTAGDITRIAFDLSRISYFDIASGTRL; from the coding sequence ATGTCGCAAGACCCCATCCTGACAGTCAGCAGCCTTCAGAAACGCTATGGCGACGTTCATGTCCTCAAAGACATTGACCTTGCCATGGACCCCGGCGAGTTCCTGGTGCTTGTCGGTCCGTCCGGCTGCGGAAAATCGACGCTTCTGAGCTGTATCTCCGGCCTCACAGAAGTCTCCTCCGGCGCCATTCACATCGCCGGCAAGGATCGCACCCATGACGAGCCGGCCGACCGGGACATCGCCATGGTGTTCCAGTCCTACGCGCTGTTTCCGAACATGAGCGTTGGCCGCAACATCGGGTTCGGCCTGGAAGTGCGCAAGGTCGCAGAGGCGGAGAAGACCCGGAAGGTGGCCGAAGTTGCAGAGCTCCTGAAGATCAGTCACCTGCTTGACCGGAGACCGGCTGAACTGTCCGGTGGCCAGCGTCAGCGCGTCGCCATGGGACGGGCGCTCGTGCGTGATCCGAAACTGTTCCTGTTCGACGAACCGCTGTCCAATCTGGACGCCAAGCTCCGCGTTACCATGCGCACCGAGATCAAGCGCATCCACCAGACCACGGGTGCTTCCATCGTCTACGTCACCCATGACCAGATCGAGGCCATGACGCTCGCAAGCCGGATCGTCGTCATGAAGGACGGCGTGGTACAGCAGATCGGCACGCCGCAGGAAATCTACAACGCGCCGGTCAACGCCTTTGTCGCCGATTTCATGGGATCTCCTGCCATGAACCTGATGACCGCACGGGCGGCGCGGGACGGGGAGCGCATCCGCATCGAGATCCCGGTCGCCAATGGCGCGCCCCTGGAGCTGTTCGACTATGGCACGGCGCCGGACCGTTTGCCCGCCAATCCCGGCGATGTGCTGGTCGGATTGCGCCCGGAGGCGATGAAGGATGCCGCCCACATGAACGGAGCGCTCAACGATCGCGCCATTCAGACCGCCGATTGCCTGCTCGACGTGGTCGAACCGGCCGGAGCCGACACCTATGCAGTGATCAACCTGGGCGGCACAGAAGCTGTCGCCCGGCTCTCCGCCGATGCAAAGGTGACGGCCGGCGACATCACCCGGATTGCCTTCGACCTCTCCAGGATCTCCTATTTCGACATTGCCTCAGGAACCCGTTTATGA
- the pcaQ gene encoding pca operon transcription factor PcaQ, with protein MIDRRIKFRHIQCFVEIARERSLKLAADKLHLTQPAISKTLKELEEIIGASLMSRNRAGIQLTRQGKVFLHFAQISLASLQQGLDGVEREGGSARETLKVGALPTVAASFMPPVVREFAAMAPYVMLQIMDGPHGYLIERLKLGELDLVIGRLGRPEAMEGVSFTQLYSEQVDLIVRAGHPLLDQPDIKTIIDWPVIYPPEGAAIRPLVERLMIANGVGQIPNKIETVSGAFGRIYTRNTDAVWIISSGVVQNETADGHLVRLPFETDITKGPVGLMTRPDTQPGAAEQLFRLAVQSVIEDQGLTS; from the coding sequence ATGATCGACCGGCGTATCAAGTTCAGGCATATCCAGTGTTTCGTGGAGATTGCCAGGGAGCGCAGCCTGAAACTGGCGGCAGACAAGCTGCACCTGACCCAGCCTGCCATTTCAAAGACCCTGAAGGAACTGGAGGAGATCATCGGCGCCAGCCTGATGAGCCGGAACCGTGCGGGTATTCAGCTCACCCGTCAGGGCAAGGTGTTCCTGCATTTCGCGCAGATCTCGCTGGCCAGCCTGCAGCAGGGCCTTGACGGAGTGGAGCGCGAAGGTGGCAGTGCCCGGGAGACGCTGAAGGTCGGTGCGCTGCCTACGGTCGCAGCCAGTTTCATGCCGCCCGTTGTCCGGGAATTCGCCGCCATGGCGCCCTATGTGATGCTGCAGATCATGGACGGGCCGCATGGTTACCTGATCGAACGGCTGAAACTCGGCGAGCTTGATCTCGTCATCGGCCGTCTCGGGCGCCCGGAAGCGATGGAAGGCGTTTCCTTCACCCAGCTCTATTCCGAACAGGTCGACCTGATCGTGCGCGCCGGTCACCCGCTTCTGGACCAACCGGACATCAAGACGATCATCGACTGGCCGGTGATCTATCCCCCCGAAGGCGCCGCGATCCGGCCCCTCGTCGAACGGTTGATGATTGCAAACGGCGTCGGCCAGATTCCCAACAAGATCGAGACGGTCTCCGGCGCTTTCGGGCGGATCTATACGCGCAATACGGACGCTGTCTGGATCATCTCCTCTGGTGTGGTCCAGAACGAAACGGCCGACGGTCATCTGGTGAGACTGCCCTTTGAGACTGACATCACGAAGGGGCCAGTGGGCCTGATGACGCGCCCGGACACGCAGCCCGGTGCGGCCGAGCAACTGTTCCGCCTAGCCGTCCAGTCGGTGATTGAAGACCAGGGGCTGACATCCTGA